Proteins encoded in a region of the Acyrthosiphon pisum isolate AL4f unplaced genomic scaffold, pea_aphid_22Mar2018_4r6ur Scaffold_20704;HRSCAF=21886, whole genome shotgun sequence genome:
- the LOC103308399 gene encoding uncharacterized protein LOC103308399: MNETNDKNKSNVMNTPEVFNPQQRNDKTSNTEGMNKNHESTSSSSASPGFPMTPVDANTLVDTLVRQNSMLMELLKVQQNGNRPTNDITIAPDLNKSIPIFNGLGTGSQALDWIQTVNGVANLHRWPDNFKLQSVRANLEGAARHWFASREIEHWSDFERQFHKTFVGVVMMGDRWKQMSRRVQLRNENVREYYHEKVYLCRQIGMSFYESKIQILEGLYSKELSMYLLGRNHVDEDDLLSDMVEYERLDTSRSVRFRQISSTKEALLQKSVTSNPTNAVTIKKEDTKVAVGEKGAVPPRAYCFNCGSKTHLSPQCPKPKREKGACYECGSMAHQRGSCPVLMRGNDDEKKEKSAGLMSIDVVRDQDSPDECPAPYEVQCQFNVPVEESESCCVNVNAVVDTGSPISIIKSELVPTILYTTQTVSKKHFCGINGAKLDILGIFETNVIINNFEMYLKFYVVSNYTMKANAILGRDFLNKKGFKIEFKNNTVDIVKLDTGNSDETDINFKEILCIDYDDCTDKSNDNTALNVNPKLNSELRNVFSELYDVDYISNKELRNEDFDFDMKIILKHEQPITFRPRRLSYSEQRDLRVIIDELLTEGIIRESNSPYSSPIVLVRKKSGGYRLCVDYRELNKITIKDNFPTPLIDDQLDRLKNKKIFTSLDLKNGFHHDKSGKSHDGCN, translated from the exons ATGAACGAGAcgaatgacaaaaataaatcgAATGTAATGAATACTCCGGAAGTATTTAATCCACAACAAAGGAACGATAAAACGAGTAATACGGAAGGAATGAATAAAAACCATGAATCTACGTCATCTTCGTCAGCGTCGCCAGGTTTTCCCATGACTCCGGTAGATGCAAACACCTTGGTCGACACACTCGTAAGACAAAACAGTATGTTAATGGAATTGTTGAAAGTTCAACAAAACGGCAATCGACCAACGAATGACATAACGATTGCTCCCGACCTGAACAAGTCTATTCCGATATTCAATGGTCTGGGTACGGGTTCGCAAGCTCTCGATTGGATTCAAACTGTAAACGGCGTTGCGAATTTACATCGTTGGCCGGATAATTTTAAACTCCAATCTGTGCGGGCCAATTTAGAAGGTGCGGCTCGACACTGGTTTGCGTCCCGAGAGATAGAACATTGGTCAGATTTTGAAAGACAATTTCATAAAACTTTTGTCGGCGTAGTTATGATGGGCGACCGTTGGAAACAAATGTCGCGGCGCGTCCAGTTACGCAACGAAAACGTACGTGAGTACTACCACGAAAAGGTATATTTATGTCGACAAATTGGTATGTCATTTTACGAAAGTAAAATTCAAATACTAGAAGGTTTATACTCGAAAGAGTTGAGTATGTACTTGCTTGGTCGTAACCACGTGGACGAGGACGATTTATTGAGTGACATGGTAGAATATGAACGACTCGATACGTCCCGTTCTGTACGATTTCGGCAAATATCAAGTACTAAAGAAGCCCTGTTACAAAAATCGGTGACGTCGAATCCAACTAATGCCGTGACAATTAAAAAGGAGGACACGAAAGTGGCCGTAGGAGAAAAGGGTGCAGTACCGCCGCGTGCATATTGTTTCAATTGTGGCTCAAAAACTCATTTGTCACCGCAGTGCCCAAAACCTAAACGTGAAAAGGGAGCGTGTTACGAATGTGGGTCGATGGCACACCAACGAGGATCTTGTCCAGTACTCATGCGAGGTAATGATGACGAAAAAAAGGAAAAGTCGGCCGGATTGATGAGCATCGATGTTGTACGAGACCAGGACTCGCCTGATGAGTGTCCAGCGCCGTACGAGGTACAATGTCAATTCAACGTTCCAGTAGAAGAGTCAGAGTCTTGCTGCGTCAATGTCAACGCCGTGGTCGACACAGGAAGTCCAATCAGTATAATCAAGAGTGAGTTAGttccaactatattatataccacgcAAACGGtgagtaaaaaacatttttgtggtATTAACGGCGCGAAGTTGGATATACTCGGTATATTCGAAACgaacgtaataattaataattttgaaatgtatttaaaattttatgttgtGTCTAATTATACTATGAAAGCGAATGCAATTTTGGGAAGGGACTTTTTAAACAAGAaaggatttaaaattgaatttaagaaTAATACGGTAGACATAGTAAAATTAGACACGGGAAATTCGGACGAAaccgatattaattttaaagaaatattgtgTATCGATTACGATGATTGTACCGATAAAAGTAACGATAACACAGCGTTGAATGTGAATCCCAAATTAAATTCAGAACTGAGGAATGTATTTAGTGAATTATATGATGTCgattatatatcaaataaggAGTTACGTAACGaggattttgattttgatatgaaaataattttaaaacacgaACAACCAATTACGTTTCGCCCTAGGCGTCTGTCCTACAGTGAACAACGTGATTTACGagttattattgatgaattgttaACTGAAGGTATTATTAGAGAAAGCAATAGCCCGTACAGTAGTCCGATAGTGTTGGTCCGTAAGAAGTCAGGTGGTTATAGGTTATGTGTAGATTACAGAGAGCTAAATAAAATCACGATTAAGGATAATTTTCCGACCCCACTAATTGACGATCAGTTAgatcgattaaaaaataaaaaaatatttacttctttagatttaaaaaacgGCTTCCACCAT GATAAATCAGGCAAATCACATGATGGTTGCAACTGA